A region of the uncultured Desulfovibrio sp. genome:
CGCATGACGGATGGCATACAGATAGCCGGCATCCGCCGTTTCGGGCGGCAGGGGGATATTGATGGTGCGGCCCAGGGCCGCCGGCCCGCCGCATTCCTGGGGAAAGCCCGTGCCCGGATAAAGGGTGCGGCCGTCCTGATGCAGCGAAATGAACAGGGTATGCGGGTCATTCCAGAAAATATCCTGTGACCCGTCGCCGTGATGCACATCCGTATCCACCACGGCAATGCGCAGGGGCCGCCCGTCGGGCCGGGGGTAGTGATCGCGGATGTATTCGATCATGACGGCTTCATTATTGATATTGCAGAAGCCGCGATTGCCATGCACCACGCGCATGGCATGATGCCCCGGCGGACGCACCAGCGCAAAGGCCCTGTCTTCCTTTTTTTCCATGACCAGGCGGGCGGCGGTAATGGCCCCGCCGGCCGAGGCCAGGTGGGAATCCGTGCTCACGGCCGCCACCGAGGGCAGACAGAAATGGACACGGGCCAGCTGGGCATGGCTTGCCATGTCAAGGCGGTGTTCGGTGATGCCGGGGATGTCGAAGAGGCCTTCTTCCAGCAGCTGGTCGCGGGTATAGAGCAGGCGCTCTTCCCGTTCGGGATGGGTGGGCGAGATGGCCCAGTCAAAGGCCGGGAAAAAGACCACCCCCAGCCGGCGAGCGGCGCTAAAGGTCGTCATCGTCCACGTCCGCGTTTTCAAAGATGTCTGCCCCGTAGCGGGCATAGGCCACCAGCCGGCCGAATCGGCCCAGGCCCAGGCCGTAGGCCAGGTTGCTTTCGGCCACCACGGCAAAGAGCGGCCCCTCGCTGTCCTGCACCACAAAGCAGCCGCCGGCCCCCGCCTCGCGACGGAAGACGCTGCACTGCAACAGGGCGGCATCGCCCAGACGGTTCACGAACTGATGCCCGTCAGGCAGCAGGCCGTCGCGGATGGCCGCGGCCAGGGCCGCATCCTCGCGGGGCGCAAAGGTGGTCTTGCCATTGCCCTGCACCAGCAGGGTATAGATTTCACACATGGATGTCCTCCCGCGGCCCCCGGCAGGGCCGCACGGTCCGGGGCACACGGTCCGGAGCGCACAGTCTGGGGCGCTCCCGATGCGGGCCGGCCGCCCGGGCAGCGGCCGCCGGCAGCATGGCCCCTATGGTTCCAGAATACAGCCATTGCGGGCCAGAAAGTCCTCCACCGCCGAAAGGCACTGCAATTCCACATCCTCGGGGGGCTGCGTGGCATCGATGATGGCAAAGCGCTTCGGCTCCTCCGCAGCCAGTTGCAGATAGCCCTGGCGCACCCGCTCATGAAAATCCAGACTTTCGGCGTCAAAGCGCCCTTCCGAAAGCACGGTGCCCTCACGCTGATTGCGCAGACCGGCCCGCTCCAGGCCCAGCGATACGGGCAGATCCAGCAGCAGGGTCAGGTCCGGTTGCAGGCCGCCAGTGGCCATGCGGTTGATATGGCGCAGCTTCTCCGGGTCCAGACCGCGCCCGTAGCCCTGATAGGCCAGGGTGGAGTCGGTATAGCGGTCACAGAGCACAATCTGCCCGGCCTCCAGCGCGGGCCGGACAATTTCGCCCACATGCTGGGCGCGGTCCGCCAGAAAAAGATACAGCTCGGCCCGGCTGTGCAGCCCGCGGGTGCGGGCATCCAGCAGAATGGGACGGATGGCCCGCCCCAGGCCGCAGCCGCCGGGTTCGCGGGTGAGCACCAGATCGTAGCCGCGCCGGCTCAGCTCCTGCGACAGCAGGGTCAGGGCCGTGGACTTGCCGGAACCTTCAATGCCTTCAAAAGTGATGAACATGGCAGCCTCACAGAAGTGACAGTTCTTCAGCAGACGGGGCGGCCGCCCGGCGGCGCCGGCTGCTGCGCGCCGCCTGGGGCGCCTCCGGCGTTCTTGGCCCCCGGTACAGGGCGCGGCTCAGGGTAGCCTGATAGGGCGTCCAGCCCTCGGGCGATTCCAGCGCGGCAAAGAGACTGCGGCACTGGGCCATCTTGGCGTCCAGATTGTCCGCATAGTGCAGGGCCAGGGCCTCGGCGGTCTGCGGCAGGCGCACGGCGCCGAAGGCCAGCTCGCCGTGATGACTGAGCACCAGATGCCGGAAGTGCCGCACAAGCCCCTCTTCCAGCCCGGACCGGCGCAGAAAGGGCGCCAGAATCTCCAGCCCCAGCTCCATGTGCCCGATGAGTCGCCCCTCGTCGGTATAGTCATTGACAATACCGCCGGAAAATTCGCGTATCTTGCCGAAATCATGAAAAAGCGCACCGGCCAGCAGGGTCTGCCGGTCCAGTTCGGGGTACTGGTCAGCCAGGCGCCGGCACAGGCGGAAGACCCCCAGGCTGTGCTCCAGCAGGCCGCCCGCATAGGCATGATGCACGCCCTTGGCCGCCGGGCAGACGCGAAAGGCCGCCCGCAGGCCGTCGTCCTTCAGCACGGAGCGCACAAACTTGCGCCATGGCGCGTACAGAAACTCCTCCTCAGCCAGGGTCTGCACCTCTTCCAGCATGTCGTCCAGCGGATAGGGGCTGGCC
Encoded here:
- a CDS encoding histone deacetylase produces the protein MTTFSAARRLGVVFFPAFDWAISPTHPEREERLLYTRDQLLEEGLFDIPGITEHRLDMASHAQLARVHFCLPSVAAVSTDSHLASAGGAITAARLVMEKKEDRAFALVRPPGHHAMRVVHGNRGFCNINNEAVMIEYIRDHYPRPDGRPLRIAVVDTDVHHGDGSQDIFWNDPHTLFISLHQDGRTLYPGTGFPQECGGPAALGRTINIPLPPETADAGYLYAIRHAVLPILEEFQPDLIINSAGQDNHFTDPLANMKLSAQGYAALNALLNPHIAVLEGGYSIRGALPYVNLGICLALAGLPADDIREPQWTPQSERQSARVTDYIARLCDAIVDIYRHPPAVPDEGGEEKDAHGRWWRRSKHIFYDTDMLREQQRESWRLCPHCTGLGTFETSSERVPRSFCLLLPRGACEHCRRAADSLARAARQGGRYAHVLLLDQDAAAV
- the tmk gene encoding dTMP kinase — its product is MFITFEGIEGSGKSTALTLLSQELSRRGYDLVLTREPGGCGLGRAIRPILLDARTRGLHSRAELYLFLADRAQHVGEIVRPALEAGQIVLCDRYTDSTLAYQGYGRGLDPEKLRHINRMATGGLQPDLTLLLDLPVSLGLERAGLRNQREGTVLSEGRFDAESLDFHERVRQGYLQLAAEEPKRFAIIDATQPPEDVELQCLSAVEDFLARNGCILEP
- a CDS encoding HD domain-containing protein, with translation MEKGHYVKDVTAPAEVRGIFAVGQATLGQSRNGPYWRVLLSDATGVLEAKIWSPLSTEIAELPTGALVEVQGRTGLYREQVQLTIEHCRLLDAAESAAVDPAWLMPASPYPLDDMLEEVQTLAEEEFLYAPWRKFVRSVLKDDGLRAAFRVCPAAKGVHHAYAGGLLEHSLGVFRLCRRLADQYPELDRQTLLAGALFHDFGKIREFSGGIVNDYTDEGRLIGHMELGLEILAPFLRRSGLEEGLVRHFRHLVLSHHGELAFGAVRLPQTAEALALHYADNLDAKMAQCRSLFAALESPEGWTPYQATLSRALYRGPRTPEAPQAARSSRRRRAAAPSAEELSLL